The DNA segment AGAATCTTGTTACTGTAAAAGGACCTAAGGGAGAATTATCTGAGCAAATTAATGAAGCTATTAAGATTAATATAGAAGAAAATACTGTAACTGTTGAGAGACCAACAAACAACAAAGTACACAGATCATTACACGGACTTAGCCGTACGTTAATTAGTAACATGGTGACTGGTGTAACTAAAGGATACGAAAAGAAGTTACAAATTGTTGGAGTTGGATACCGTGTTGCAAAACAAGGTAAGAAATTAAACTTATCTTTAGGTTTCTCTCATCCTGTAGAAATGGTAGATCCAGAAGGTCTTACTACAGAAGTTAACGGAACTAACGAGATTATCGTAAAAGGAATAAACAAGCAAGCTGTAGGAAACTACGCTGCTAAGATTAGAGCTTGGAGAGAGCCTGAGCCATACAAGGGTAAGGGAATCAAGTATGCGGATGAAGTAATTCGTCGTAAGGAAGGTAAAACAGGTAAATAGGAAAGGAGTGAAATAAAGTGAGCAAGAATAAAATTCGTCAAACAA comes from the Anaeromicrobium sediminis genome and includes:
- the rplF gene encoding 50S ribosomal protein L6 gives rise to the protein MSRIGKQPITIPAGVEITVSDKNLVTVKGPKGELSEQINEAIKINIEENTVTVERPTNNKVHRSLHGLSRTLISNMVTGVTKGYEKKLQIVGVGYRVAKQGKKLNLSLGFSHPVEMVDPEGLTTEVNGTNEIIVKGINKQAVGNYAAKIRAWREPEPYKGKGIKYADEVIRRKEGKTGK